Proteins encoded together in one Telopea speciosissima isolate NSW1024214 ecotype Mountain lineage chromosome 4, Tspe_v1, whole genome shotgun sequence window:
- the LOC122659662 gene encoding heat stress transcription factor B-4-like, translating into MAMMLDNCEGIMLSLDSHKSVPAPFLTKTYQLVDDPNTDHIVSWGEDDTTFVVWRPPEFARDLLPNYFKHNNFSSFVRQLNTYGFRKIVPDRWEFANEFFKKGEKHLLCEIHRRKTSQPHIPINHHHNLHHPHSQIGCGGGGPAFFPFSNRVSISPSDSDEQANWCDSSPLSSPSGGGGGAPGGGVCNSSSVTALSEDNERLRRSNSMLMSELAHMRKLYSDIIYFVQNHVRPVTPSNSYPSSHHLLLYNNNLPASSSITTQQSLIQKPLHQPLHQLLGLCHHHSTTPTPTPTPKQAQQVKESRTGLSDSQEPINNNNSSSSSSSSSRLMKLFGVPLQSKKRLHPEPTTMETNKTRLVLSNDELGLNLLPSSPC; encoded by the exons ATGGCTATGATGTTGGATAATTGTGAGGGAATAATGCTTTCCCTAGACTCACACAAATCAGTCCCAGCACCGTTCCTCACCAAAACCTACCAACTAGTCGACGATCCCAACACCGATCACATCGTTTCTTGGGGTGAAGACGATACCACCTTTGTGGTATGGCGTCCACCTGAATTCGCTCGTGATCTCCTCCCTAACTACTTCAAACACAACAACTTCTCTAGCTTTGTTCGTCAGCTCAACACTTAT GGTTTCAGAAAGATCGTCCCTGACCGGTGGGAGTTCGCTAATGAATTCTTcaagaaaggagagaagcaTTTGTTGTGTGAGATTCATCGGCGAAAAACATCTCAACCTCATATCCCCATCAACCACCACCATAATCTCCATCACCCGCATTCGCAGAtcggttgtggtggtggtggacctgctttctttccattttctaACCGAGTTAGCATCTCCCCTTCTGACTCAGATGAGCAAGCCAATTGGTGTGACTCGTCGCCACTCTCATCTCCCagcggaggaggaggaggagcaccAGGTGGTGGTGTCTGTAACAGCAGCTCAGTGACGGCGCTATCAGAGGATAACGAGAGACTACGGCGGAGCAACTCCATGCTTATGTCGGAATTAGCTCATATGAGGAAGCTATACAGTGATATTATCTACTTTGTTCAGAACCATGTGAGACCTGTTACTCCAAGCAACTCTTATCCTTcttctcatcatcttcttctctacAACAATAACCTTCCAGCTTCTTCATCTATCACAACACAACAAAGCTTAATTCAGAAGCCTCTTCACCAGCCTCTTCACCAGCTGCTTGGGTTATGTCATCATCACTCTacaacaccaacaccaacaccaacaccaaaACAAGCTCAACAAGTGAAAGAATCAAGAACTGGACTGAGTGACTCTCAAGAAccaatcaacaacaacaatagtagtagtagtagtagtagtagtagtcgATTAATGAAGCTATTTGGAGTCCCTCTTCAATCTAAGAAGAGATTACACCCAGAACCCACAACTATGGAAACCAACAAAACTCGTTTAGTGTTGTCCAATGATGAGTTAGGTTTAAATCTCTTGCCTTCCTCTCCCTGCTAG